In the Kribbella sp. NBC_00482 genome, one interval contains:
- the rpoB gene encoding DNA-directed RNA polymerase subunit beta translates to MVASRNPQSDSISNVTGPRRISFAKISEPLQVPDLLALQVDSFDWLVGNETWQARVAAAEAEGRSDLSGPSGLEEIFEEISPIEDFSGTMSLSFRDHRFEPPKNTVDECKERDVTYSAPLFVTAEFMNNETGEIKSQTVFMGDFPLMTRKGTFVINGTERVVVSQLVRSPGVYFERTPDKTSDKDIFTAKIIPSRGAWLEFEVDKRDMVGVRLDRKRKQNVTVLLKALGWTDAQILEEFGDYESIRLTLEKDHTSGQDDALLDIYRKLRPGEPPTREAAQALLENYYFNGKRYDLAKVGRYKINKKLGRDEAHDMAVLTVDDIVATIKYLVALHEGKTELPAPRGEIVVEEDDIDHFGNRRLRTVGELIQNQLRTGLARMERVVRERMTTQDVEAITPQTLINIRPVVAALKEFFGTSQLSQFMDQTNPVAGLTHKRRLNALGPGGLSRERAGFEVRDVHPSHYGRMCPIETPEGPNIGLIGSLASYGRVNAFGFVETPYRKVVDGQVTDQVDYLTADEEDRFVIAQANAALNDDDRFAEERVLVRRRHGEVELVPVDDVDYMDVSPRQMVSVATALIPFLEHDDANRALMGSNMQRQAVPLITSDAPLVGTGMEFRGAVDAGDVVVSDKPGVVKEVSADLIEIAADDGTYQTYRMAKFRRSNQGTCINQRPLVDAGQRVEIGTPLADGPCTDEGEMALGRNMLVAFMTWEGYNYEDAIILSQRVVQQDLLTSIHIEEHEVDARDTKLGPEEITRDIPNVSDEMLSDLDERGIIRIGAEVTTGDILVGKVTPKGETELTPEERLLRAIFGEKAREVRDTSLKVPHGEEGTVIGVRVFDRDNGDELPPGVNQLVRVYVAQKRKISVGDKLAGRHGNKGVISKILPVEDMPFLEDGTHVDVILNPLGVPGRMNVGQVLETHLGWIASRGWEVDPENEEEWAQRLIKIGAGAAEPMTNVATPVFDGATEEEVTGLLSSTLPNRDGVRMVNGQGKAKLFDGRSGEPFPEPVGVGYMYILKLHHLVDDKIHARSTGPYSMITQQPLGGKAQFGGQRFGEMEVWALEAYGAAFALQELLTIKSDDVVGRVKVYEAIVKGENIPEPGIPESFKVLVKEMQSLCLNVEVLSSDGSRVEMRDSEEDVFRAAEELGIDLSRREPNSVEEV, encoded by the coding sequence TTGGTCGCCTCGCGCAACCCCCAGTCCGACAGTATTTCCAACGTCACCGGCCCCCGCCGCATCTCCTTCGCAAAGATCTCCGAGCCTCTCCAGGTTCCGGATCTGCTTGCGCTGCAGGTGGACAGTTTCGACTGGCTGGTCGGTAACGAAACGTGGCAGGCCCGTGTGGCCGCCGCCGAGGCCGAGGGGCGGTCGGACCTGTCCGGCCCCAGCGGCCTGGAAGAGATCTTCGAGGAGATCTCCCCGATCGAGGACTTCAGCGGCACCATGTCGCTGTCGTTCCGCGACCACCGCTTCGAGCCGCCGAAGAACACGGTGGACGAGTGCAAGGAGCGGGACGTCACGTACTCCGCTCCGCTGTTCGTCACCGCCGAGTTCATGAACAACGAGACCGGCGAGATCAAGAGCCAGACCGTCTTCATGGGCGACTTCCCGCTGATGACGCGCAAGGGCACCTTCGTGATCAACGGCACCGAGCGCGTCGTCGTGTCGCAGCTCGTCCGTTCGCCCGGTGTGTACTTCGAGCGCACCCCGGACAAGACGTCCGACAAGGACATCTTCACCGCCAAGATCATCCCGTCGCGCGGCGCGTGGCTGGAGTTCGAGGTGGACAAGCGCGACATGGTCGGCGTCCGCCTCGACCGTAAGCGCAAGCAGAACGTCACCGTGCTGCTGAAGGCGCTCGGCTGGACCGACGCGCAGATCCTCGAGGAGTTCGGGGACTACGAGTCGATCCGCCTGACCCTGGAGAAGGACCACACGTCCGGCCAGGACGACGCGCTGCTCGACATCTACCGCAAGCTGCGTCCGGGTGAGCCGCCGACCCGCGAGGCCGCGCAGGCGCTGCTGGAGAACTACTACTTCAACGGCAAGCGCTACGACCTGGCCAAGGTCGGCCGCTACAAGATCAACAAGAAGCTCGGCCGTGACGAGGCGCACGACATGGCGGTGCTGACCGTCGACGACATCGTCGCCACGATCAAGTACCTGGTCGCGCTGCACGAAGGCAAGACCGAGCTGCCGGCTCCGCGGGGCGAGATCGTCGTCGAGGAAGACGACATCGACCACTTCGGCAACCGCCGGCTGCGGACCGTCGGTGAACTGATCCAGAACCAGCTGCGCACCGGCCTGGCCCGGATGGAGCGCGTGGTCCGGGAGCGGATGACGACCCAGGACGTCGAGGCGATCACGCCGCAGACCCTGATCAACATCCGTCCGGTGGTGGCGGCGCTGAAGGAGTTCTTCGGCACCTCCCAGCTGTCGCAGTTCATGGACCAGACCAACCCGGTCGCGGGCCTGACCCACAAGCGCCGGCTGAACGCGCTCGGCCCGGGTGGTCTGAGCCGTGAGCGGGCCGGGTTCGAGGTCCGTGACGTGCACCCGTCGCACTACGGGCGGATGTGCCCGATCGAGACGCCGGAAGGCCCGAACATCGGCCTGATCGGCTCGCTCGCGTCGTACGGCCGGGTGAACGCGTTCGGCTTCGTCGAGACGCCGTACCGCAAGGTCGTCGACGGCCAGGTCACCGACCAGGTGGACTACCTGACCGCCGACGAGGAGGACCGGTTCGTCATCGCGCAGGCGAACGCCGCGCTGAACGACGACGACCGGTTCGCCGAGGAGCGCGTGCTGGTCCGTCGCCGTCACGGCGAGGTCGAGCTCGTGCCGGTCGACGACGTGGACTACATGGACGTCTCGCCGCGCCAGATGGTGTCGGTGGCGACCGCGCTGATCCCGTTCCTCGAGCACGACGACGCCAACCGCGCGCTGATGGGTTCGAACATGCAGCGCCAGGCGGTGCCGCTGATCACCTCGGACGCCCCGCTGGTCGGTACCGGCATGGAGTTCCGCGGTGCGGTCGACGCCGGCGACGTGGTCGTGTCCGACAAGCCCGGTGTGGTCAAGGAGGTCTCGGCCGACCTGATCGAGATCGCCGCCGACGACGGCACGTACCAGACCTACCGGATGGCGAAGTTCCGCCGCTCGAACCAGGGCACCTGCATCAACCAGCGCCCGCTGGTGGACGCCGGTCAGCGGGTCGAGATCGGTACGCCGCTGGCCGACGGTCCGTGCACCGACGAGGGCGAGATGGCCCTCGGCCGCAACATGCTGGTCGCGTTCATGACGTGGGAGGGCTACAACTACGAGGACGCGATCATCCTCAGCCAGCGCGTCGTACAGCAGGACCTGCTGACCTCGATCCACATCGAGGAGCACGAGGTCGACGCCCGCGACACCAAGCTGGGTCCGGAGGAGATCACCCGGGACATCCCGAACGTCTCCGACGAGATGCTGTCCGACCTGGACGAGCGCGGCATCATCCGGATCGGCGCCGAGGTCACCACCGGTGACATCCTGGTCGGGAAGGTCACGCCGAAGGGCGAGACCGAGCTGACCCCGGAGGAGCGGCTGCTGCGCGCGATCTTCGGTGAGAAGGCGCGCGAGGTCCGCGACACGTCGCTGAAGGTTCCGCACGGCGAGGAGGGCACCGTCATCGGTGTCCGCGTCTTCGACCGGGACAACGGCGACGAGCTGCCGCCGGGCGTCAACCAGCTGGTCCGGGTGTACGTCGCCCAGAAGCGGAAGATCTCGGTCGGCGACAAGCTGGCCGGCCGGCACGGCAACAAGGGCGTCATCTCGAAGATCCTGCCGGTCGAGGACATGCCGTTCCTCGAGGACGGCACCCACGTCGACGTCATCCTGAACCCGCTGGGCGTGCCCGGCCGGATGAACGTCGGCCAGGTGCTGGAGACCCACCTCGGCTGGATCGCCAGCCGCGGCTGGGAGGTCGACCCGGAGAACGAAGAAGAGTGGGCGCAGCGGCTGATCAAGATCGGCGCCGGTGCGGCCGAGCCGATGACCAACGTCGCCACCCCGGTCTTCGACGGCGCCACCGAGGAAGAGGTCACCGGCCTGCTCTCCTCGACGCTGCCGAACCGGGACGGCGTCCGGATGGTCAACGGGCAGGGCAAGGCGAAGCTGTTCGACGGCCGTTCGGGTGAGCCGTTCCCGGAACCGGTCGGTGTCGGCTACATGTACATCCTGAAGCTGCACCACCTGGTCGACGACAAGATCCACGCGCGTTCGACCGGTCCGTACTCGATGATCACGCAGCAGCCGCTGGGCGGTAAGGCCCAGTTCGGCGGCCAGCGGTTCGGCGAGATGGAGGTGTGGGCCCTGGAGGCCTACGGTGCCGCCTTCGCGCTGCAGGAACTGCTGACCATCAAGTCGGACGACGTGGTCGGCCGCGTCAAGGTGTACGAAGCGATCGTCAAGGGCGAGAACATCCCGGAGCCGGGTATCCCGGAGTCCTTCAAGGTTCTGGTCAAGGAAATGCAGTCCCTGTGTCTGAACGTGGAAGTGCTCTCGTCCGACGGAAGCCGGGTCGAGATGCGCGACAGCGAGGAGGACGTCTTCCGTGCAGCGGAGGAACTGGGCATCGACCTGTCGCGGCGCGAGCCGAACAGCGTCGAGGAGGTCTGA
- a CDS encoding MCE family protein, with translation MRRTSIVAGVAALAMLLSGCDFSVYSLPLPGGAKIKGPSYTVTVEFTDVLDLVPKSSVKVDDVTVGTVEKVWLDGYVAKVRIKLPKSLALPDNTHATIRQTSLLGEKFVSLARPTGTEKARGKLDNGELIPLSRTSSNVEVEEVLSALSLLLNGGGVAQLQIITQELNKALTGNEPAIRSVLTQLNTFVGTLDQNKARIVTAIKSVDALAKKLNAQKATLATAIDSLPASIATLDKQRAALVKTLQALATLGNTATRVITSAQKDLVANLQSLYPILTKLAEAGENLPKSLELLFTYPFPDNAAKAAKGDYTNLGITVDVNTKKALDSLLGIQLPTVGPTALPTNRISLPVHLPTSPGQGSVLPSLPVPTGTATTCITVLGLPVCSPKLNRSGFDPDLAKALMPGVVG, from the coding sequence ATGCGCCGTACGTCGATCGTTGCCGGAGTCGCTGCGCTCGCGATGCTGCTGAGCGGCTGTGATTTCTCCGTCTACTCGCTCCCGCTGCCGGGCGGCGCGAAGATCAAGGGGCCGTCGTACACGGTCACCGTCGAGTTCACCGACGTCCTGGACCTGGTGCCGAAGTCGTCGGTGAAGGTCGACGACGTCACCGTCGGCACGGTCGAGAAGGTCTGGCTGGACGGGTACGTCGCCAAGGTGCGGATCAAGCTGCCGAAGAGCCTCGCGCTGCCGGACAACACGCACGCCACGATCCGCCAGACCAGCCTGCTGGGCGAGAAGTTCGTGTCGCTGGCCCGGCCGACCGGGACCGAGAAGGCGCGCGGCAAGCTCGACAACGGCGAGCTGATCCCGCTGTCCAGGACCAGCAGCAACGTCGAGGTCGAGGAAGTCCTGTCCGCGCTCTCGCTGCTGCTGAACGGCGGCGGCGTCGCGCAGCTGCAGATCATCACGCAGGAGCTGAACAAGGCGCTGACCGGCAACGAGCCGGCTATCCGCAGCGTGCTGACCCAGCTGAACACGTTCGTCGGCACCCTGGACCAGAACAAGGCGCGGATCGTCACCGCGATCAAGTCGGTGGACGCGCTCGCCAAGAAGCTGAACGCGCAGAAGGCGACGCTGGCGACCGCGATCGACTCGCTGCCGGCGTCGATCGCGACCCTGGACAAGCAGCGCGCCGCGCTGGTGAAGACGCTGCAGGCGCTGGCCACGCTGGGCAACACCGCGACCCGGGTGATCACGTCCGCGCAGAAGGACCTGGTGGCCAACCTGCAGTCGCTGTACCCGATCCTCACCAAGCTGGCCGAGGCGGGGGAGAACCTGCCGAAGTCGCTGGAGCTGCTGTTCACCTATCCGTTCCCCGACAACGCCGCCAAGGCCGCGAAGGGTGACTACACCAACCTCGGGATCACGGTGGACGTGAACACCAAGAAGGCACTCGACAGTCTGCTCGGGATCCAGCTGCCGACAGTCGGCCCGACCGCGCTGCCGACCAACCGGATCAGCCTCCCGGTGCATCTGCCGACCAGTCCGGGCCAAGGCAGCGTGCTGCCGTCGCTGCCGGTCCCGACCGGGACCGCGACGACCTGCATCACGGTGCTCGGCCTGCCGGTCTGCTCGCCGAAGCTGAACCGGTCCGGGTTCGATCCCGACCTGGCCAAGGCACTGATGCCGGGGGTGGTCGGATGA
- a CDS encoding DNA-directed RNA polymerase subunit beta', with the protein MLDVNFFDELRIGLATADEIRQWSHGEVKKPETINYRTLKPERDGLFCEKIFGPTRDWECYCGKYKRVRFKGIICERCGVEVTRSKVRRERMGHIELAAPVTHIWYFKGVPSRLGYLLDLAPKDLEKVIYFAAYMITDVDEESRHRDLTSLEGRVDVERKQLENRRDNDIETRMKKLEEDLAQLEAEGAKADVRRKVKEGAEREVKQLRDRSQREIDRLDEVWTRFKNLKVQDLEGDEILYRAMKERFGKYFEGAMGAAAIQRRLETFDLKAEADNLRETIKTGKGQRKTRALKRLKVVTAFLATNNSPMGMVLDCVPVIPPDLRPMVQLDGGRFATSDLNDLYRRVINRNNRLKRLLDLGAPEIIVNNEKRMLQEAVDALFDNGRRGRPVTGPGNRPLKSLSDMLKGKQGRFRQNLLGKRVDYSGRSVIVVGPQLKLHQCGLPKAMALELFKPFVMKRLVDLNHAQNIKSAKRMVERQRAQVWDVLEEVITEHPVLLNRAPTLHRLGIQAFEPQLIEGKAIQIHPLVCSAFNADFDGDQMAVHLPLSAEAQAEARILMLSTNNILKPADGRPVTMPTQDMIIGIYFLTMLKEGAKGEGRAFSSVAEAMMAFDRSELALQAKITIRLNGSAAPQNAVELDNGGFALETTLGRALFNEALPSDYPFVDTEVGKKQLGGIVNDLAERYTKVEVAHALDALKDLGYYWSTRSGVTVSIDDFSTPPSKPEIMARYESQAEKVQKQFERGLITSSERRQELIEIWTGANAEVGKAMEENFAKDNPIWMMVHSGARGNMMQIRQISGMRGLVANPKGEIIARPIKSNFREGLSVVEYFIATHGARKGLADTALRTADSGYLTRRLVDVSQDVIIREEDCGTERGLPKQIGEKDPSGKVVHAENVETSAYARTLATDALDADGNVVLAGGADLGDVSIAKLVAAGLEVVKVRSVLTCDAKTGTCAKCYGRSLATGKPVDIGEAVGIIAAQSIGEPGTQLTMRTFHTGGVAGDDITHGLPRVVELFEARQPKGKAPISEAAGRIAIEDTDKTRKLVLTPDDGSEEVAYPVSKRGRLLIEDGQHVEVGQQLTQGTPDPQEVLRILGVRKAQEHLVDEVQEVYRSQGVAIHDKHIEIIVRQMLRRVTVIESGEANLLPGELADRIMFEAENRRVVAEGGTPASGRPVLMGITKASLATESWLSAASFQETTRVLTEAAIHGKSDSLVGLKENVIIGKLIPAGTGMDRYRNIRVEPTEEAKAAMYSMVGYESYDYDFGPSSGQSVPLDDFDLGSYKN; encoded by the coding sequence GTGCTCGACGTGAACTTCTTCGACGAGCTTCGGATCGGCCTGGCGACCGCGGATGAAATCCGCCAGTGGTCGCACGGCGAGGTCAAGAAGCCCGAGACGATCAACTACCGGACGCTCAAGCCCGAGCGTGACGGTCTGTTCTGCGAGAAGATCTTCGGTCCCACCCGGGACTGGGAGTGCTACTGCGGTAAGTACAAGCGCGTTCGCTTCAAGGGCATCATCTGCGAGCGGTGTGGCGTCGAGGTCACCCGCTCCAAGGTGCGCCGCGAGCGGATGGGCCACATCGAGCTGGCCGCGCCGGTCACCCACATCTGGTACTTCAAGGGTGTCCCGTCGCGGCTCGGCTACCTGCTCGACCTCGCCCCGAAGGACCTGGAGAAGGTCATCTACTTCGCGGCGTACATGATCACCGACGTCGACGAGGAGTCGCGGCACCGCGACCTGACCTCGCTCGAGGGTCGCGTGGACGTGGAGCGCAAGCAGCTCGAGAACCGTCGTGACAACGACATCGAGACGCGCATGAAGAAGCTCGAGGAGGACCTGGCGCAGCTCGAGGCCGAGGGCGCCAAGGCCGACGTACGCCGCAAGGTGAAGGAAGGCGCCGAGCGGGAGGTCAAGCAGCTGCGCGACCGCTCGCAGCGCGAGATCGACCGCCTCGACGAGGTCTGGACCCGGTTCAAGAACCTGAAGGTCCAGGACCTCGAGGGCGACGAGATCCTCTACCGCGCCATGAAGGAGCGGTTCGGCAAGTACTTCGAGGGCGCCATGGGTGCCGCCGCGATCCAGCGCCGGCTGGAGACCTTCGACCTGAAGGCCGAGGCGGACAACCTGCGCGAGACGATCAAGACCGGTAAGGGCCAGCGCAAGACCCGCGCCCTGAAGCGGCTCAAGGTCGTCACCGCGTTCCTGGCCACCAACAACAGCCCGATGGGCATGGTGCTCGACTGCGTCCCGGTGATCCCGCCGGACCTGCGGCCGATGGTTCAGCTCGACGGTGGCCGGTTCGCCACCTCGGACCTGAACGACCTGTACCGCCGGGTGATCAACCGGAACAACCGGCTCAAGCGGCTGCTCGACCTGGGCGCGCCCGAGATCATCGTCAACAACGAGAAGCGGATGCTGCAGGAGGCCGTCGACGCGCTGTTCGACAACGGCCGCCGTGGTCGTCCGGTCACCGGCCCGGGCAACCGGCCGCTGAAGTCGCTGTCCGACATGCTCAAGGGCAAGCAGGGTCGTTTCCGTCAGAACCTGCTGGGCAAGCGCGTCGACTACTCGGGCCGTTCGGTCATCGTGGTCGGCCCGCAGCTGAAGCTGCACCAGTGCGGTCTGCCGAAGGCGATGGCGCTGGAGCTGTTCAAGCCGTTCGTGATGAAGCGGCTGGTCGACCTCAACCACGCGCAGAACATCAAGTCCGCCAAGCGGATGGTCGAGCGTCAGCGCGCCCAGGTCTGGGACGTGCTGGAAGAGGTCATCACCGAGCACCCGGTCCTGCTGAACCGTGCACCAACCCTGCACCGGCTGGGCATCCAGGCGTTCGAGCCGCAGCTGATCGAGGGCAAGGCGATCCAGATCCACCCGCTCGTCTGCTCCGCGTTCAACGCGGACTTCGACGGCGACCAGATGGCGGTGCACCTGCCGCTGTCGGCCGAGGCGCAGGCCGAGGCCCGGATCCTGATGCTGTCGACGAACAACATCCTGAAGCCGGCTGACGGTCGCCCCGTCACGATGCCGACCCAGGACATGATCATCGGCATCTACTTCCTGACCATGCTGAAGGAAGGCGCCAAGGGCGAGGGCCGGGCGTTCAGCTCGGTGGCCGAGGCGATGATGGCCTTCGACCGCAGCGAACTGGCGTTGCAGGCCAAGATCACCATCCGGCTCAACGGTTCGGCCGCACCGCAGAACGCGGTCGAGCTGGACAACGGCGGCTTCGCGCTGGAGACGACGCTGGGCCGGGCGCTGTTCAACGAGGCGCTGCCGTCGGACTACCCGTTCGTCGACACCGAGGTGGGCAAGAAGCAGCTCGGCGGGATCGTCAACGACCTGGCCGAGCGGTACACCAAGGTCGAGGTCGCGCACGCCCTGGACGCGTTGAAGGACCTCGGTTACTACTGGTCCACGCGTTCCGGCGTGACGGTGTCGATCGACGACTTCAGCACGCCGCCGTCCAAGCCGGAGATCATGGCGCGGTACGAGTCGCAGGCCGAGAAGGTCCAGAAGCAGTTCGAGCGGGGTCTGATCACCTCGTCCGAGCGGCGTCAGGAGCTGATCGAGATCTGGACCGGCGCCAACGCCGAGGTCGGTAAGGCGATGGAGGAGAACTTCGCCAAGGACAACCCGATCTGGATGATGGTGCACTCGGGAGCCCGAGGCAACATGATGCAGATCCGGCAGATCTCCGGTATGCGTGGTCTGGTGGCCAACCCGAAGGGTGAGATCATCGCCCGGCCGATCAAGTCCAACTTCCGCGAGGGCCTGTCGGTGGTCGAGTACTTCATCGCCACCCACGGCGCCCGGAAGGGTCTGGCCGACACCGCGCTGCGGACCGCCGACTCGGGGTACCTGACCCGTCGTCTGGTGGACGTGTCGCAGGACGTGATCATCCGCGAGGAAGACTGCGGGACCGAGCGGGGCCTGCCGAAGCAGATCGGCGAGAAGGACCCGTCCGGCAAGGTCGTGCACGCCGAGAACGTAGAGACCAGCGCGTACGCGCGGACCCTGGCCACCGACGCCCTGGACGCCGACGGCAACGTCGTGCTCGCCGGTGGCGCCGACCTGGGCGACGTGTCGATCGCGAAGCTGGTCGCGGCCGGGCTCGAGGTGGTCAAGGTCCGGTCGGTGCTCACCTGTGACGCCAAGACCGGTACCTGCGCGAAGTGCTACGGCCGTTCGCTGGCGACCGGCAAGCCGGTCGACATCGGCGAGGCGGTCGGCATCATCGCGGCCCAGTCCATCGGTGAGCCGGGTACGCAGCTGACGATGCGGACCTTCCACACCGGTGGTGTCGCGGGTGATGACATCACCCACGGTCTGCCGCGTGTGGTCGAGCTGTTCGAGGCGCGTCAGCCCAAGGGCAAGGCGCCGATCTCGGAGGCCGCGGGCCGGATCGCGATCGAGGACACCGACAAGACCCGGAAGCTGGTGCTCACCCCGGACGACGGTTCCGAGGAGGTCGCCTACCCGGTGTCGAAGCGTGGCCGCCTGCTGATCGAGGACGGTCAGCACGTCGAGGTCGGTCAGCAGCTGACGCAGGGTACGCCGGACCCGCAGGAGGTTCTGCGGATCCTGGGTGTCCGCAAGGCGCAGGAGCACCTGGTGGACGAGGTCCAGGAGGTGTACCGGTCGCAGGGTGTGGCCATCCACGACAAGCACATCGAGATCATCGTCCGGCAGATGCTGCGCCGGGTCACGGTGATCGAGTCCGGCGAGGCGAACCTGCTGCCGGGCGAGCTGGCGGACCGGATCATGTTCGAGGCGGAGAACCGTCGCGTCGTGGCCGAGGGCGGTACGCCGGCCTCCGGTCGTCCGGTGCTGATGGGTATCACCAAGGCCTCGCTGGCGACCGAGTCGTGGCTGTCGGCCGCCTCCTTCCAGGAGACGACCCGCGTCCTCACCGAGGCCGCGATCCACGGCAAGTCCGACTCGCTGGTCGGTCTGAAGGAGAACGTCATCATCGGCAAGCTGATCCCGGCCGGTACGGGCATGGACCGGTACCGCAACATCCGGGTGGAGCCCACCGAGGAGGCGAAGGCCGCGATGTACTCGATGGTCGGCTACGAGTCGTACGACTACGACTTCGGCCCGTCCAGCGGTCAGTCGGTCCCGCTCGACGACTTCGACCTCGGTTCGTACAAGAACTGA
- a CDS encoding MCE family protein — protein MRVNAISRLIAMAVVLVIIVVGAVSLWPKPERVTATAYFPRAVSVYPGSDVRILGIKVGEVESVTPAGRSVRVKFWWEAKHKVPATAKAVIASPSIVADRYVQLTPAYSKGAVMADGAQIPLDRTAVPLELDQIYQSLNDLSVALGPKGANDQGALARLLDVSAKNLNGQGAKLNQTITDVSKLTSTLSGNSSALFNTIRQLQTFVSALAANDQLVRQFNTNFATTSTTLAGERKDLGAALSLLATALGEVATFVKENRTLVKNTVTGATKLSQILVNEKAALAEVLDTAPLGLGNLARIYNPQFGTLDQRINPGQLDDPATFVCSLLLQANQPLSMCSTLKPVLDALAKLPLIEQLTGTAPVSGGPAGTPWAPTPKAPLNSPDPVDPTLGGLVK, from the coding sequence ATGCGGGTCAATGCGATCTCGCGGCTGATCGCGATGGCAGTGGTCCTGGTGATCATCGTGGTCGGCGCCGTGTCCCTGTGGCCGAAGCCCGAGCGGGTGACGGCGACGGCGTACTTCCCGCGCGCGGTCTCGGTGTACCCGGGTTCGGACGTCCGGATCCTCGGCATCAAGGTCGGCGAGGTGGAGAGCGTCACGCCGGCCGGCCGGAGCGTGCGGGTGAAGTTCTGGTGGGAGGCCAAGCACAAGGTGCCGGCCACGGCGAAGGCCGTGATCGCCTCGCCGTCGATCGTCGCGGACCGGTACGTGCAGCTCACCCCGGCGTACTCCAAGGGCGCCGTGATGGCCGACGGCGCGCAGATCCCGCTCGATCGGACCGCCGTACCGCTGGAGCTCGACCAGATCTACCAGAGCCTCAACGACCTGTCGGTGGCGCTCGGGCCGAAGGGCGCGAACGACCAGGGCGCGCTGGCCCGGCTGCTGGACGTCTCGGCGAAGAACCTGAACGGCCAGGGCGCCAAGCTGAACCAGACCATCACCGACGTCTCCAAGCTGACAAGCACGCTGTCGGGCAACTCGTCGGCGCTGTTCAACACGATCCGGCAGCTGCAGACGTTCGTGTCCGCGCTCGCCGCGAACGACCAGCTGGTCCGGCAGTTCAACACGAACTTCGCCACCACCTCGACCACCCTGGCGGGAGAGCGCAAGGACCTGGGCGCGGCGCTGTCGCTGCTCGCCACCGCACTCGGCGAGGTCGCGACGTTCGTCAAGGAGAACCGGACCCTGGTGAAGAACACCGTCACCGGCGCCACCAAGCTGTCGCAGATCCTGGTGAACGAGAAGGCCGCGCTGGCCGAGGTGCTCGACACCGCGCCGCTCGGCCTCGGCAACCTGGCCCGGATCTACAACCCGCAGTTCGGCACGCTGGACCAGCGCATCAACCCGGGACAGCTCGACGACCCGGCGACGTTCGTCTGCTCACTGCTGCTGCAGGCGAACCAGCCGCTGTCGATGTGCTCCACGCTGAAGCCGGTCCTGGACGCCCTCGCCAAGCTGCCGCTGATCGAGCAGCTGACCGGCACCGCGCCCGTCAGCGGCGGCCCTGCCGGTACGCCGTGGGCGCCGACGCCGAAGGCCCCGCTGAACAGCCCCGACCCCGTGGACCCGACACTCGGGGGGTTGGTCAAGTGA
- a CDS encoding MlaD family protein, which translates to MITRTVRIQLMVFLLITVVGVAFVGAKYAQIDKLIVNTDYTVSASFVESGGIFAGAEVTYRGQPVGRVGQLKLLDDGVQVDMDIDKKFKIPNDLLAVVANRSAIGEQYVDLQPRRDGAPYLQDNSKIDRKDTAIPIDTTELLLNLDQLVNSVDKESLRTTVRELGTALKGKGTDLQKIIDSSGKLIDDADANVLQTIKLINDGDTVLATQVASGDAIKTWAKNLALLSDTLVSSDSNLRKVIDQGSVASTQITGLIQDNSASVAVLLGNLLTVSELTAVRLDAVEQLFVVYPAVSMGGYVVPAKNAEGHYDAHFGLVVGLQPPACRPGYGGTNKRVPQDLKDTPANTKAGCTADPKSGINVRGSQNKPSPSSREDLNRSGYGLGYDPATGAAGGTDGMPGMTLGSTGGQQDLLGSDSWKALILGPVTGQ; encoded by the coding sequence ATGATCACCAGAACGGTCCGGATCCAGCTGATGGTGTTCCTGCTGATCACCGTCGTCGGCGTCGCCTTCGTCGGTGCGAAGTACGCCCAGATCGACAAGCTGATCGTCAACACCGACTACACCGTCAGTGCCAGCTTCGTCGAGTCCGGCGGCATCTTCGCGGGCGCCGAAGTGACCTACCGTGGCCAGCCGGTCGGCCGGGTCGGGCAGCTGAAGCTGCTCGACGACGGCGTCCAGGTGGACATGGACATCGACAAGAAGTTCAAGATCCCGAACGACCTGCTCGCGGTGGTCGCGAACCGGTCCGCGATCGGCGAGCAGTACGTCGACCTGCAGCCGCGCCGCGACGGGGCGCCGTACCTGCAGGACAACTCGAAGATCGACCGCAAGGACACCGCGATCCCGATCGACACCACCGAGCTGCTGCTGAACCTGGACCAGCTGGTGAACTCGGTCGACAAGGAGAGCCTGCGGACCACGGTGCGCGAGCTCGGGACGGCGCTGAAGGGCAAGGGCACCGACCTGCAGAAGATCATCGACAGCTCCGGCAAGCTGATCGATGACGCGGACGCCAACGTGCTGCAGACGATCAAGCTGATCAACGACGGCGACACCGTGCTCGCCACCCAGGTGGCCAGCGGCGACGCGATCAAGACCTGGGCGAAGAACCTGGCGCTGCTGTCCGACACCCTGGTCAGCTCGGACAGCAACCTGCGCAAGGTGATCGACCAGGGTTCGGTCGCGTCCACCCAGATCACCGGCCTGATCCAGGACAACAGCGCGTCGGTCGCGGTGCTGCTCGGTAACCTGCTGACGGTGAGCGAACTGACCGCGGTCCGGCTGGACGCCGTCGAGCAGCTGTTCGTGGTGTACCCGGCGGTGTCGATGGGCGGGTACGTCGTACCGGCCAAGAACGCCGAGGGGCACTACGACGCGCACTTCGGGCTGGTCGTCGGGCTGCAGCCGCCGGCCTGCCGGCCCGGGTACGGCGGCACGAACAAGCGGGTCCCGCAGGACCTGAAGGACACCCCGGCGAACACCAAGGCCGGTTGTACGGCGGATCCGAAGAGCGGGATCAACGTGCGCGGCTCGCAGAACAAGCCGTCGCCGTCGTCGCGCGAGGACCTGAACCGGTCCGGCTACGGACTCGGGTACGACCCGGCCACCGGCGCCGCGGGCGGGACCGACGGGATGCCGGGCATGACCCTCGGCTCCACCGGCGGACAGCAGGACCTGCTCGGCAGTGACTCCTGGAAGGCACTCATCCTTGGACCGGTGACCGGCCAGTGA